The DNA window GGCCGCGTCCGTGCTTGGGTTGAAGACCGTGAACACCTTCGTCGGCCGGGACTGGACGAAGAGCGTGGACGACAACTGGCCGCGCTTCCTCAAGACGTGGCGCCCGCTGATCGCGTTCGCCGCGGACCACGGCATCCGCATCGGCATCGAGAACTGCCCGATGTCCTTTACCAAGGACGAGTGGCCGGGCGGGAAAAACCTGTTCACCACGCCCGCGATCTGGCGGCGCGCGTTCAGCGACATCCCTTCGGCGCACTTCGGACTGAACTACGACCCGTCGCACTTCGTGCTCCAGCACATGGACCCGGCCAGCCCGTTGCGTGAGTTCCAGTCCAGGCTCTTCCACGTCCACGCGAAGGACGTGAACCTGCACCGCGACCGCCTCAACGAGGTCGGCGTCTTCGCGCACCCGAACGAGTGGCACACGCCGCGCATCCCCGGCTACGGCGAGATGGACTGGGCGAAGTTCATGGCCGCGCTGACGGCGACGTGCTATCGCGGCCCCGTGTGCATCGAGGTGGAAGACCCGGCCTTCGGCAAGTCGCTCGAAGGAAGGAAGCGCGCGGTGGTGGTCGCGGGCAGCATCTTGCGGCCGTATTTCGGATGATGGCCGGACGGT is part of the Verrucomicrobiota bacterium genome and encodes:
- a CDS encoding sugar phosphate isomerase/epimerase, giving the protein MKLGFVSAILPELNLHQVLAFAAAERFACVEAMCWPVGKAERKFAGVTHIDVDGFDRDHAGAVHTLCSRHGVSLSALGYYPNPLDPNPSVSKVAVGHLRKVIKAASVLGLKTVNTFVGRDWTKSVDDNWPRFLKTWRPLIAFAADHGIRIGIENCPMSFTKDEWPGGKNLFTTPAIWRRAFSDIPSAHFGLNYDPSHFVLQHMDPASPLREFQSRLFHVHAKDVNLHRDRLNEVGVFAHPNEWHTPRIPGYGEMDWAKFMAALTATCYRGPVCIEVEDPAFGKSLEGRKRAVVVAGSILRPYFG